A genome region from Verrucomicrobiota bacterium includes the following:
- a CDS encoding starvation-sensing protein RspA — translation MKRRAFLKTGSIAALTAAGIANVKAASHAAKPSMEPIKITKIKVIMTAPERSHLVVVKVETSDPGLYGWGCATFTQRALTVKTAIEEYLAPFMLGKNPDNIEGLWQSMYVSSYWRNGPVLNNAISGIEMALWDIKGKRAGMPVYQLLGGKARFAADLYAHASGSTFEEVEDSVRRWMEKGYRHVRAQFSARRGGSYGSGGFDPKEHPNLPADTQLFEPDKYVRMMPQMFEHLRDKLGFDVHLLHDTHERISNSQALYLGKAFEPYELFFWEDPLSPEGEDFFKQLRAHTITPIAMGELFNNPNEWHDIIKNQYIDFIRVHLSQIGGLLPGRKLAAFAEAFGVRTAWHGPGDNSPIGHACGIALDLVCQNFGIQEQHIFNEPAQEVFQGCLKIENGYCYANETPGWGIEVDEELAKKYPWKGPNSFDYHWGQTRKPDGSIIKP, via the coding sequence ATGAAAAGAAGAGCGTTTCTCAAAACAGGAAGTATCGCAGCTTTGACCGCTGCAGGCATAGCCAACGTCAAGGCAGCGTCTCATGCTGCAAAACCTTCGATGGAGCCGATCAAGATCACCAAGATTAAAGTGATCATGACCGCACCGGAGCGATCGCATCTGGTGGTTGTGAAAGTAGAAACCAGCGATCCCGGACTCTATGGCTGGGGCTGTGCGACCTTCACGCAACGAGCACTCACGGTAAAAACCGCAATCGAGGAATATCTTGCCCCTTTCATGCTCGGGAAGAATCCCGACAATATCGAAGGACTCTGGCAATCCATGTATGTCAGCAGTTACTGGCGCAACGGTCCCGTTCTCAACAACGCGATCAGCGGCATCGAAATGGCGCTCTGGGACATCAAAGGCAAACGAGCGGGCATGCCGGTTTATCAACTCCTCGGTGGCAAAGCCCGATTTGCCGCAGACCTGTACGCGCATGCCAGCGGCAGCACCTTTGAGGAAGTGGAGGATAGCGTTCGTCGTTGGATGGAAAAAGGCTATCGTCACGTCCGCGCACAATTTTCTGCCCGCAGGGGAGGTTCGTATGGTTCGGGTGGATTCGATCCGAAAGAACACCCCAATCTGCCCGCTGACACCCAGCTCTTTGAGCCCGACAAGTATGTGAGAATGATGCCCCAGATGTTTGAACACCTGCGGGATAAGCTCGGGTTTGATGTCCATCTGCTGCATGACACCCACGAACGCATCAGCAACTCGCAAGCACTCTACCTGGGTAAAGCATTCGAACCCTACGAACTCTTTTTCTGGGAGGATCCACTGTCGCCTGAAGGAGAAGATTTTTTCAAACAGCTCAGAGCCCACACCATCACTCCCATTGCAATGGGTGAGTTATTCAACAACCCGAATGAGTGGCACGACATCATTAAAAATCAGTACATCGATTTCATACGCGTTCATCTGTCCCAAATCGGAGGCCTGCTTCCGGGAAGGAAACTGGCGGCTTTTGCCGAAGCTTTCGGAGTAAGAACCGCCTGGCACGGTCCCGGCGACAACTCACCCATTGGCCACGCCTGTGGTATAGCCCTGGACCTTGTTTGCCAAAACTTCGGCATCCAGGAGCAACACATTTTCAACGAACCCGCACAGGAAGTTTTCCAGGGCTGCCTTAAAATTGAAAACGGTTATTGCTACGCCAATGAAACTCCCGGCTGGGGAATCGAAGTCGATGAAGAACTGGCGAAGAAGTACCCGTGGAAAGGCCCCAACTCATTTGACTACCATTGGGGGCAAACGCGAAAACCGGACGGAAGTATTATAAAGCCGTAG
- a CDS encoding peptidylprolyl isomerase — MKVFSLSVISTVLLFAACSKKPKTLVATMVTNHGTVVMELFEETTPITVENFTGLATGTKAWTAMDGSIMNTPFYDGLTFHRVIKDFMIQGGCPQGTGTGGPGYQFQDETYAGKLVPVSGEIQDEEAAADVFNSLILPHIQEYRGNSPIPGIAELFGTMNAQRSFRPMVGMTVEQLQELMGTTDPITRFEKELDPITGEPALIGEVAYGTLCMANSGPNTNGSQFFIVTKEGGAEWLNGKHTVFGKVVEGMDVVLAIQDVEKGASDKPVENVTIISMTIDRI; from the coding sequence ATGAAAGTTTTCTCCCTATCAGTGATATCAACGGTATTGTTATTCGCTGCCTGTTCTAAAAAGCCCAAAACGCTGGTTGCCACCATGGTTACGAATCATGGCACGGTTGTGATGGAGCTCTTCGAGGAGACCACTCCTATTACGGTTGAGAATTTCACCGGTTTGGCGACTGGGACGAAAGCCTGGACTGCTATGGATGGTAGCATAATGAATACTCCCTTTTATGACGGGCTCACTTTCCATCGGGTTATAAAAGATTTCATGATTCAAGGTGGCTGTCCTCAAGGAACAGGAACAGGTGGACCCGGATACCAATTTCAGGACGAGACCTATGCCGGGAAACTGGTGCCTGTTTCCGGCGAGATACAAGACGAGGAAGCCGCTGCTGATGTATTCAATAGTCTTATTCTTCCGCATATTCAGGAGTACAGAGGAAATAGCCCCATTCCGGGCATTGCCGAACTTTTTGGAACGATGAATGCTCAGAGATCTTTTAGACCCATGGTTGGAATGACGGTGGAACAACTCCAGGAGTTAATGGGAACCACGGATCCAATCACTCGCTTTGAAAAGGAGCTCGATCCTATTACTGGAGAACCTGCTTTAATTGGAGAAGTTGCCTATGGAACCCTTTGCATGGCAAATTCCGGACCCAACACGAATGGTTCCCAATTCTTTATAGTCACTAAAGAAGGAGGCGCTGAATGGTTGAACGGAAAACACACCGTTTTCGGTAAAGTGGTCGAAGGCATGGATGTCGTTCTCGCTATTCAAGACGTTGAGAAAGGCGCTAGCGACAAGCCGGTCGAAAATGTGACGATCATTTCAATGACGATCGATCGTATATAA
- a CDS encoding alpha/beta hydrolase has product MNLPRFVLLSIFTAANLSAADSLYFREDWKEIPFALPITPAHVNNPDLRMETHGPGRLGIKKSHHEEKENDPFYIWSGQCKMSWALSLRKQAKLVDLSSNTAKVSWRSRQSGGRQLYLLIKLPGERWFVSEQFDKGEDEWHDHSFKIKDLSWRHFSIIKCVAEEKVKAPDLREIEQIGFTDQVAGNGSKFSSRLDWIEVYGKEKAAPRVPQPAVKSSPVKKELPAGVEAHGNLVYASYGDRELTLDLYQPKGPQGPLPAIIFIHGGGFYKGDPSSYTAMAIELAEDGYVTMNMFYRLSGEAPFPAAIQDCKAAVRWARANARKYNIDPNRIGSVGGSAGGHLSGLLGTSGPATYLEGLVGHEHQSSQIQACVVMAGGMDWRTEEAQATAAEDPRRRIQTFLNGTYKTATQTYHNASPVFHVSKATAPMCFMDGEFDLPGTRYPEIISELNSRGIYNESHVIEKAPHAFWSSHPFFEPATEILIKFFDRTLRKR; this is encoded by the coding sequence ATGAATCTACCCCGTTTTGTTCTCCTAAGTATCTTCACCGCCGCAAACTTATCTGCTGCCGACTCCCTCTACTTCCGTGAAGATTGGAAAGAGATCCCCTTTGCGCTGCCGATCACTCCAGCCCACGTCAACAACCCAGACCTGCGCATGGAGACGCATGGCCCCGGTAGATTGGGTATCAAAAAGTCCCACCACGAAGAGAAAGAAAACGATCCGTTTTATATTTGGTCTGGCCAATGCAAGATGTCATGGGCGCTTTCTCTGAGAAAACAGGCTAAGCTAGTCGATCTATCATCGAACACAGCCAAAGTCAGTTGGCGCAGCCGGCAGAGTGGTGGACGGCAGTTATATCTTCTCATTAAACTGCCTGGAGAGCGATGGTTTGTAAGTGAGCAATTCGACAAAGGAGAAGATGAATGGCACGACCACAGTTTTAAGATCAAGGACCTGAGCTGGAGGCATTTTAGTATTATCAAATGCGTAGCCGAGGAAAAGGTGAAGGCTCCGGATTTGAGGGAAATTGAACAAATCGGATTTACCGATCAAGTCGCGGGGAATGGGAGTAAGTTTTCTTCAAGACTCGATTGGATCGAAGTCTATGGAAAAGAAAAGGCAGCGCCGCGCGTTCCTCAGCCCGCAGTCAAGTCATCTCCTGTTAAAAAAGAGCTTCCCGCCGGTGTGGAAGCTCATGGAAATCTGGTCTATGCAAGCTATGGAGATCGTGAATTGACCCTCGATCTCTATCAACCCAAAGGTCCGCAGGGTCCCTTACCCGCTATTATTTTTATCCATGGTGGGGGTTTCTACAAAGGCGACCCGAGTAGCTACACTGCTATGGCGATTGAGTTGGCTGAGGATGGCTATGTAACCATGAACATGTTTTACCGCCTGTCGGGAGAAGCACCCTTCCCCGCTGCCATTCAGGATTGCAAAGCCGCCGTTCGCTGGGCTCGGGCAAACGCCAGAAAATACAATATTGATCCGAATCGGATTGGTTCGGTTGGCGGTTCAGCCGGAGGTCACCTATCGGGCCTCCTCGGTACAAGTGGACCAGCCACTTACCTGGAAGGCCTGGTAGGTCACGAACATCAATCCAGCCAGATTCAGGCCTGTGTTGTCATGGCCGGTGGCATGGATTGGAGAACTGAAGAAGCTCAAGCAACAGCAGCGGAAGATCCTCGACGCAGAATCCAAACTTTTCTGAACGGTACTTACAAAACGGCCACCCAGACCTACCACAACGCCTCACCCGTATTTCATGTTTCAAAAGCAACAGCACCGATGTGTTTCATGGATGGCGAATTCGACTTACCTGGGACACGTTATCCGGAAATAATCAGCGAGCTGAATTCACGCGGCATTTACAACGAATCGCATGTCATTGAAAAAGCACCTCACGCTTTCTGGTCCTCGCATCCTTTCTTCGAACCGGCCACTGAAATCCTCATTAAGTTCTTTGATCGAACTCTTCGGAAGAGGTGA